The Desulfuromonadales bacterium genome has a window encoding:
- a CDS encoding UvrD-helicase domain-containing protein — translation MNDLLKGLNPSQRQAVQHGDGPLLILAGAGSGKTRTLTHRVAWLIRELGVAPWQILAVTFTNKAAAEMRERLERLLEGSELPWVSTFHAACVRILRREIGALGFTSDFTIYDDQDQERLLKQVLAELGIDEKEMKPRAAAAAIDNAKNRGQFPEDLGRGDPYARQVAKVYALYQERLQRANALDFGDLLLQTVRLFEAHPDVLEKYRQRFRHILVDEFQDTNQVQYRIVDLLAARHRNLCVVGDDDQSIYAWRGAEIGNILGFERDYPGCVAIRLEQNYRSTQTILAAAGEVVARNVGRKGKTLWTENPAGERISLEALPDDMEEARFVGSEIEALRRAGRHLRDIAVFYRTNAQSRSIEEALRGRNLPYVMFGGIKFYSRLEIKDILAYLRLLVNPVDSVAARRIINVPPRGIGASTVERIAAFEAEAGGFYAACSLALARGALKGAAAAKVEAFVALLESFRKQLLRLPYPQLTAELIEASGYGPMLREERTEEAKGRLENLEQLLAGMEEHRGSEGTLQDYLEQVALITDLDSYDPSLDRVTLMTLHAAKGLEFPVVFMTGMEEGLFPHSRTTGADDEVEEERRLCYVGMTRAMEKLYLTHARRRRVYGSYQYNPRSRFLGEVPVRLLAAPEPALLHKPAVHNLASVFEQLAPTPFDLDESPFEEEVRIVPDAEEGLRLGCRVRHAKFGIGTVRRLEGAGDNQKVTIYFNTVGVKKLLLKFAGLEPA, via the coding sequence ATGAACGATCTTCTCAAAGGGCTCAACCCCTCGCAGCGCCAGGCGGTGCAGCACGGCGACGGGCCGCTGCTGATTCTCGCCGGGGCCGGCTCGGGCAAGACCCGCACGTTGACCCACCGGGTCGCCTGGCTGATCCGCGAACTGGGAGTGGCGCCCTGGCAGATACTGGCGGTAACCTTCACCAACAAGGCCGCCGCCGAGATGCGCGAGCGGCTGGAGCGGCTGCTGGAGGGGAGCGAACTCCCCTGGGTGAGTACCTTCCATGCCGCCTGCGTGCGCATCCTGCGCCGGGAGATCGGCGCCCTCGGCTTCACCTCCGACTTCACCATCTACGACGACCAGGACCAGGAGCGGCTGCTCAAGCAGGTCCTCGCCGAGCTGGGTATCGACGAAAAAGAGATGAAGCCGCGCGCTGCGGCCGCCGCCATCGACAACGCCAAGAACCGCGGCCAGTTTCCCGAAGACCTCGGCCGCGGCGACCCTTACGCCCGGCAGGTCGCCAAGGTCTACGCCCTCTACCAGGAGCGGCTCCAGCGGGCCAACGCTCTCGATTTCGGCGATTTGCTGCTGCAGACGGTGCGCCTGTTCGAAGCGCACCCGGACGTTCTGGAGAAGTATCGCCAGCGCTTCCGCCACATCCTGGTCGACGAGTTCCAGGACACCAACCAGGTGCAGTACCGGATCGTCGACCTGCTCGCCGCCCGCCACCGCAACCTCTGCGTCGTCGGCGACGACGACCAGTCGATCTACGCCTGGCGGGGAGCCGAGATCGGCAACATTCTCGGCTTCGAGCGCGACTACCCCGGCTGCGTCGCCATCCGCCTCGAGCAGAACTACCGCTCCACCCAGACCATCCTCGCCGCCGCCGGCGAGGTGGTGGCCCGCAACGTCGGCCGCAAGGGGAAGACCCTCTGGACGGAGAACCCGGCCGGCGAGCGCATCAGCCTCGAAGCCCTCCCTGACGACATGGAGGAGGCGCGTTTTGTCGGCAGCGAAATCGAGGCATTGCGGCGGGCTGGCCGCCACCTGCGCGACATCGCCGTCTTCTACCGCACCAATGCCCAGTCCCGCTCCATCGAAGAGGCGCTACGCGGCCGCAACCTCCCCTACGTCATGTTCGGCGGCATCAAGTTCTACTCGCGCCTGGAGATCAAGGACATCCTCGCCTACCTGCGGCTGCTGGTGAATCCGGTCGACTCCGTCGCCGCCCGGCGCATCATCAACGTGCCGCCGCGCGGCATCGGCGCCTCCACCGTCGAGCGCATCGCCGCCTTCGAGGCGGAGGCCGGCGGTTTCTACGCCGCCTGCTCCCTGGCCCTGGCGCGGGGCGCCCTGAAGGGGGCGGCGGCGGCCAAGGTGGAGGCGTTCGTCGCCCTGCTCGAATCCTTCCGCAAGCAGCTGCTGCGCCTTCCCTATCCGCAGTTGACCGCCGAGCTGATCGAAGCGAGCGGCTACGGACCGATGCTGCGCGAAGAGCGCACCGAAGAGGCGAAGGGCCGTCTGGAGAACCTGGAGCAGCTGCTGGCCGGCATGGAAGAACACCGCGGCAGCGAGGGGACCCTGCAGGACTACCTGGAGCAGGTCGCCCTGATCACCGATCTCGACTCCTACGACCCGAGCCTCGACCGCGTCACCCTGATGACCCTGCACGCCGCCAAGGGGCTGGAGTTCCCCGTCGTCTTCATGACCGGCATGGAAGAGGGCCTCTTCCCCCATTCCCGCACCACCGGCGCCGACGACGAGGTCGAAGAGGAGCGCCGCCTCTGCTACGTCGGCATGACCCGCGCCATGGAAAAACTCTACCTCACTCACGCCCGCCGCCGCCGTGTCTACGGCAGCTACCAGTACAATCCCCGCAGCCGTTTCCTCGGCGAGGTTCCCGTCCGCCTGCTGGCGGCCCCCGAGCCCGCCCTCCTGCACAAGCCCGCCGTCCACAATCTCGCCTCGGTCTTCGAGCAGCTCGCCCCAACCCCTTTCGACCTGGACGAATCTCCCTTCGAAGAGGAAGTGCGCATCGTCCCCGACGCCGAAGAAGGCCTGCGCCTCGGCTGCCGGGTACGCCACGCCAAATTCGGTATCGGCACCGTCCGCCGCCTCGAAGGGGCCGGCGACAACCAGAAGGTGACGATCTACTTCAACACCGTCGGGGTGAAGAAGCTCCTGCTCAAGTTTGCGGGGCTGGAGCCGGCGTGA